A genome region from Patescibacteria group bacterium includes the following:
- a CDS encoding ferredoxin: protein MADEKKVTVSDACISCGSCLTVNDEEKGLELFSLESGISEFVYKGEITEEIEKLVEKAAGECPVNAIEIE, encoded by the coding sequence ATGGCTGACGAAAAAAAGGTTACGGTTAGCGACGCTTGCATTAGTTGTGGGAGTTGCTTGACAGTAAATGATGAAGAAAAGGGTTTGGAATTATTCAGCCTTGAGTCTGGAATATCCGAATTCGTCTACAAGGGTGAAATCACCGAAGAAATTGAGAAACTGGTTGAGAAGGCTGCTGGCGAGTGTCCAGTCAATGCTATCGAAATCGAATAG
- a CDS encoding L,D-transpeptidase family protein, whose amino-acid sequence MDSRKKLLISALVVLGVLLAASASLFFYQRAYAERIYPNVFFGEINLSGKTRKQAEVILKSNFSKITNQEIKFVANTKEIKATYLDTGLSLDFIEIARQGYQVGREGNFVRNLFRSVKVVYSPYKISGVPYVDDVKFQKFVEVSINQLNSDPVDASIKVENGEIKLVESANGQKVKIDTLKDVLITNALAQAPDIVLETVPASPTISTLDYSAAKSSAEAYLAKTITFTYNDLSYSPTKTQIGHWLEFYSDNGAYKVRLNESNVKAYLINIAGNFEVKKVDKQVDALSGGVIREGKAGITLNKDQAVTDLKNQLINNKAIVAMAVTTQDPAEVKIYPAEGIIPGKFEGKYVDVNLSTQKLCQIETNTVVSCHTISSGKASMPTPEGTFHIGSKDPKRWSNTYGLWMPFWQEFKDGVYGLHELPEWPNGYKEGQDHLGIPVSHGCVRLGIGEAEQVFNWTEIGTPVYIHR is encoded by the coding sequence ATGGACTCAAGAAAAAAATTGCTCATTTCTGCGCTAGTCGTCTTAGGCGTTTTGTTGGCCGCTAGTGCATCTCTATTTTTCTATCAGCGGGCCTACGCAGAGCGGATTTACCCAAATGTTTTCTTCGGAGAGATCAATTTGTCTGGTAAGACCAGAAAACAAGCTGAGGTAATCCTAAAGAGCAACTTTAGCAAGATCACAAATCAGGAAATCAAGTTCGTCGCCAATACCAAAGAGATCAAGGCAACTTATCTCGACACCGGCCTTAGCCTCGACTTTATAGAAATTGCGAGGCAAGGATATCAGGTCGGGAGAGAGGGTAATTTTGTCCGCAACCTTTTTCGTTCAGTCAAGGTTGTCTACTCCCCTTACAAAATCTCTGGGGTGCCTTATGTCGATGATGTCAAATTCCAGAAATTTGTCGAGGTTAGTATCAACCAGCTAAATTCTGACCCGGTTGACGCCTCGATTAAAGTCGAAAATGGTGAGATCAAACTCGTCGAGAGCGCAAATGGCCAAAAAGTGAAGATAGACACATTGAAAGATGTCCTTATCACAAACGCCCTTGCGCAAGCTCCTGACATTGTGCTCGAGACTGTCCCTGCTAGCCCAACAATTTCTACTCTTGATTACTCGGCCGCGAAAAGTAGTGCTGAAGCATATTTAGCCAAAACGATTACCTTCACCTATAACGACCTTTCATACTCTCCGACCAAAACTCAAATCGGCCATTGGCTTGAATTTTACTCAGACAACGGCGCATACAAAGTTCGACTCAACGAAAGCAATGTGAAAGCCTATCTCATCAATATCGCAGGTAATTTTGAAGTCAAAAAAGTCGACAAGCAAGTTGATGCACTCTCTGGCGGTGTAATACGGGAAGGAAAGGCGGGCATTACTCTAAACAAGGATCAGGCGGTGACCGATTTAAAAAATCAATTGATCAACAATAAGGCTATAGTCGCGATGGCCGTTACCACTCAGGATCCAGCAGAGGTCAAAATTTACCCTGCCGAGGGAATCATCCCAGGAAAGTTTGAGGGAAAATATGTTGATGTCAATCTCTCAACTCAAAAGCTTTGTCAGATTGAGACAAACACTGTCGTCTCTTGCCACACCATTTCCTCCGGCAAAGCTTCGATGCCTACACCAGAAGGCACATTTCATATCGGTAGCAAAGATCCAAAGCGCTGGTCAAACACATACGGTCTTTGGATGCCTTTCTGGCAAGAATTCAAAGACGGTGTATACGGCTTGCATGAACTGCCCGAATGGCCCAACGGGTACAAAGAAGGCCAGGATCACCTCGGTATCCCAGTCTCCCATGGCTGTGTCCGCCTGGGTATCGGTGAGGCAGAACAGGTCTTCAACTGGACCGAGATAGGCACACCAGTTTATATCCATAGATGA
- a CDS encoding CAP domain-containing protein, protein MKKSHQKFKYILPTIVLTLAVFPQFVFASDITSQNVLLLVNKERIDRGLIPLRENQNLANAAAAKSTDMINRNYFDHYAFGLTPWDFILSYDYNYLSAGENLAMDFETSEGVVNAWMKSSSHRANILNPDFQDLGVGVVKGAYITETGSHETKMVTQMFGRHKSVIVQAFDDIVSAFQNIF, encoded by the coding sequence ATGAAAAAATCACACCAAAAATTTAAGTACATCCTTCCGACAATTGTCTTGACACTTGCCGTTTTTCCGCAGTTTGTCTTTGCTTCTGACATTACTTCGCAAAATGTTTTACTTTTAGTGAACAAGGAGAGAATAGATAGGGGCCTTATTCCACTCAGAGAAAATCAAAATCTTGCAAATGCCGCCGCTGCAAAATCGACTGATATGATCAATCGAAATTATTTTGATCACTACGCCTTCGGCCTCACGCCTTGGGATTTTATACTGTCGTATGATTACAATTACCTGTCGGCCGGTGAGAATCTGGCCATGGACTTCGAAACATCAGAAGGTGTTGTCAACGCTTGGATGAAATCTTCTTCCCACAGAGCCAATATCCTAAACCCTGATTTCCAAGACCTTGGCGTCGGCGTAGTCAAAGGCGCATATATTACCGAAACGGGGTCTCATGAGACCAAAATGGTGACCCAAATGTTTGGTCGCCACAAGTCAGTAATTGTACAAGCCTTCGATGACATTGTCTCGGCTTTCCAAAATATATTCTAA
- a CDS encoding lamin tail domain-containing protein, translated as MKNFFKKFLVYMVATVLVVPSWLVLDLLTVQKAGAFEAADSIANYLVISEVKTTSGTGRTTDEFVEIYNPTNEGIVMAKWRLSKQTASGAESNLVTDLNGMVPAMGHYLIAHNDYTGAISPDQIYTTSNSIASDNAVILYSDAGDTIVDKVGIGLANNFEGLAAVNPGANQSIERKSGAAHDESQGNGRDTGDNSTDFFLQAVPNPENSSSVIKNTNTGLAYSAIQSALTSASASDILSAIPGIYAEALTIDKSLTVKSIGSSSVSVSSIDLKSTGFSSSTLGTAIVNVSSPAKVSEGVALAKTDGTINLLSASYPTDSLTISKSLIFSAANPIVLSSLTLDKDIQSKNVSWSSVTVNSSADPNSAFVLLSATGSMKLGTGDFSAKNIVLGGFPETISIDGNYHTVHQIVLDQKLTISKLSADLISVTPKGSIQTAIDTISNEGTITVGKGDYSECLVSSVDKAYTITGEQGQMPVLNVDGSTNPIFWIKDGTVLINNLKMIDDFAPTIYIDGGAKHSIKNSVILGDSRAIHNVSSEAVDAVANYWGVGGPEALGVIVGPGLVRYAPWYTDEGLTTLKISPTVTATGSEITVDTKLTTEITTSNGIEVSVEIPSGTKINGPTSWDGTVLTGKTAESKDVAISTPGNIPSNLSAIEFGAESKSLIFSNPIKLTIKNSSDKLIGFVGTDGFVPITTICDSSSAPTNIVGNGECKIAFGTDLIIWTKHFTKFVTYSETTVSNPIFTAVSTLKSDGNYYIHVEWKGTGADQYLVKVNNLTQETVTGTATDALITYSRDYKVLDNQKYSVLVTAKIGQTESVNGVSKTIETPKIVVAQTAVTQTIVTEETTPKISVAPQFAIAAPAPAETKPAVQTPSDDDGIIKGDETSEESPSTNWTPWIVLFALILLAGAATGGYFYWFSGKEEMEKVAKVQVREKTQVSKKTSSKAKKPTNKKKRW; from the coding sequence ATGAAAAACTTTTTTAAAAAATTTCTAGTTTATATGGTCGCAACGGTCTTGGTTGTGCCATCCTGGCTAGTCTTAGACCTCCTGACGGTTCAGAAGGCAGGGGCCTTTGAAGCTGCTGATTCGATTGCGAATTACCTTGTGATATCGGAAGTGAAAACCACCAGCGGAACTGGACGTACTACCGACGAGTTTGTCGAGATTTACAATCCGACCAATGAAGGTATCGTTATGGCTAAGTGGAGGCTATCTAAACAGACTGCTTCTGGCGCCGAGAGTAATCTTGTAACTGATCTGAACGGGATGGTACCAGCCATGGGCCATTATTTGATCGCGCACAATGACTATACTGGTGCTATTTCACCCGACCAGATATACACAACCTCCAATAGTATCGCTAGCGATAACGCTGTGATTCTGTATTCAGATGCGGGTGACACAATAGTTGACAAAGTTGGTATCGGTCTAGCAAACAATTTTGAGGGATTGGCCGCGGTAAATCCTGGGGCAAACCAGTCGATTGAACGTAAATCTGGTGCGGCTCATGACGAATCACAGGGCAACGGCAGAGACACAGGCGATAATTCTACAGATTTTTTTCTTCAGGCAGTCCCAAATCCAGAGAACTCTTCTAGCGTTATCAAGAATACCAACACCGGTTTGGCCTATTCTGCAATTCAGTCTGCTCTTACTTCTGCTAGCGCCAGCGATATCTTGTCGGCGATCCCTGGAATCTATGCCGAGGCTTTGACAATTGACAAATCACTGACGGTCAAAAGTATCGGCTCAAGCTCTGTGTCGGTGAGTTCGATTGATTTAAAATCAACGGGTTTTTCATCTTCAACCTTGGGTACGGCTATAGTTAACGTCAGCTCGCCAGCCAAGGTAAGCGAAGGTGTAGCATTAGCGAAAACAGATGGAACAATTAATCTGCTAAGCGCTAGTTATCCGACAGACAGTCTTACAATCTCTAAATCACTAATTTTTTCTGCGGCAAACCCGATCGTGCTCAGCAGCTTGACATTGGATAAAGACATCCAATCAAAGAATGTTTCATGGTCAAGTGTCACAGTGAACTCCTCAGCTGACCCAAACTCAGCTTTCGTTCTACTATCTGCGACTGGTTCAATGAAATTGGGTACCGGTGATTTCAGCGCCAAGAATATTGTACTTGGCGGATTCCCTGAGACGATTTCTATTGATGGCAACTATCACACGGTTCACCAAATTGTGCTGGATCAGAAACTAACCATCAGCAAATTGAGTGCAGATCTGATCAGCGTCACACCAAAGGGAAGTATCCAAACGGCTATAGATACGATCTCAAATGAGGGGACAATTACAGTTGGCAAGGGTGACTACTCTGAGTGCCTTGTTTCGAGCGTGGATAAGGCTTACACAATCACAGGTGAACAGGGCCAGATGCCGGTATTGAATGTAGACGGCTCGACCAACCCAATTTTCTGGATCAAGGATGGCACTGTTCTCATTAATAATTTGAAGATGATTGATGATTTTGCCCCTACTATATACATTGACGGTGGCGCCAAACATTCGATCAAAAATAGCGTCATTCTTGGCGACTCTAGGGCGATTCACAATGTTTCTTCTGAGGCAGTCGACGCCGTAGCAAACTATTGGGGGGTCGGAGGTCCAGAAGCCTTAGGCGTTATTGTCGGGCCAGGCCTCGTGAGATATGCTCCCTGGTATACAGATGAGGGCCTTACTACCTTAAAAATTTCTCCTACTGTTACTGCTACTGGTTCAGAAATAACAGTAGACACAAAATTAACAACAGAGATTACTACTTCCAATGGGATTGAAGTATCGGTGGAAATTCCATCAGGTACTAAGATCAACGGCCCGACAAGTTGGGACGGCACAGTTTTGACTGGCAAAACGGCGGAATCAAAAGATGTGGCTATATCAACGCCGGGCAATATTCCGAGCAACCTCTCTGCTATCGAATTTGGCGCCGAGAGCAAGAGCCTGATTTTCTCAAATCCCATTAAACTTACGATCAAAAATAGCAGTGACAAGCTTATCGGTTTTGTCGGCACCGACGGCTTTGTTCCTATAACTACTATTTGCGATAGTTCCAGCGCTCCGACAAATATTGTCGGAAATGGCGAGTGCAAAATCGCATTTGGCACAGACCTGATTATCTGGACAAAACATTTCACTAAATTCGTGACCTACTCTGAGACAACCGTTTCGAATCCAATTTTTACCGCAGTTAGCACACTGAAATCTGATGGTAATTATTACATTCATGTTGAGTGGAAGGGGACTGGAGCTGATCAGTATCTGGTCAAGGTCAATAACCTTACCCAGGAGACAGTGACGGGGACAGCGACTGATGCGTTGATTACGTATTCTCGTGATTATAAGGTTTTGGATAATCAGAAATATTCAGTATTGGTCACCGCAAAAATTGGTCAGACCGAATCAGTCAATGGAGTCTCAAAGACGATAGAAACCCCGAAAATTGTCGTGGCTCAGACTGCGGTTACACAAACGATTGTGACTGAGGAAACCACTCCAAAGATTTCAGTCGCGCCTCAATTCGCAATTGCCGCTCCAGCTCCTGCCGAGACCAAGCCAGCTGTCCAGACTCCAAGCGATGATGACGGCATCATCAAGGGAGACGAAACTAGCGAGGAGTCACCTAGCACCAATTGGACTCCATGGATCGTCTTGTTCGCTTTGATCCTTCTGGCCGGTGCCGCCACAGGAGGCTACTTCTACTGGTTTTCTGGCAAAGAAGAAATGGAAAAAGTTGCCAAGGTTCAAGTTAGAGAAAAGACCCAAGTTTCAAAAAAAACGTCCTCAAAGGCCAAAAAGCCAACCAACAAAAAGAAACGTTGGTAG
- a CDS encoding septum formation initiator family protein encodes MKKLKIFVERLIPMSMGSLVLFVFIIYLLFVVTKSMTSNYYSNKDIEAEEQKLTNMEAEIISLKNQIAYYHTATFKDREAREKLGYKAAGESVLILPIDKEEEKAADSGLTDVGVEKPNYILWWEYFFG; translated from the coding sequence TTGAAAAAACTAAAAATTTTTGTTGAGCGATTGATCCCAATGTCTATGGGAAGTTTGGTCTTGTTTGTATTTATCATCTACCTTCTTTTCGTGGTGACAAAATCAATGACCTCGAATTATTATTCGAACAAAGATATTGAGGCTGAGGAGCAAAAACTGACAAACATGGAGGCTGAGATCATCAGCTTGAAAAATCAGATAGCTTATTATCACACTGCCACATTCAAGGATAGGGAAGCGAGAGAGAAACTTGGCTACAAGGCGGCTGGCGAGAGCGTTCTCATCCTGCCGATTGATAAGGAAGAAGAGAAGGCGGCTGACTCTGGACTCACGGACGTGGGAGTTGAGAAGCCAAACTATATCCTCTGGTGGGAATATTTCTTTGGCTAA
- the tilS gene encoding tRNA lysidine(34) synthetase TilS, with product MIKHSQKSITARVERTISENSLIFPNEKIVVAVSGGPDSTALLNILLGLKNKLKIDILACHYNHRLRGEASEKDQQFVQKFCQERGIELLLGTSPEKNKYKNEDEAREARYAFFKNILEEGRGDKIALAHNLNDLAETTLQRIVRGSGLRGLSSIPISRGKFIRPLLFVKRKEIEAYISSHNIGFCLDQTNFDKKFLRNRIRLETLPHLESINPNILESLLSLSQSAKSDYSYLEAKATEALSIISQKRSDNSITIVRSKWLELDEAMRTMTLRLAIEKVSGLNDISYKQIGEVLDLIDKGEGRKKKILPHSLQIELEAGKIVLSKLD from the coding sequence ATGATTAAACATTCCCAAAAATCTATAACCGCCAGAGTCGAGAGGACAATTTCCGAAAATAGTCTCATTTTCCCGAACGAAAAAATTGTCGTGGCAGTTAGTGGGGGACCGGACTCGACGGCGCTACTAAATATTCTGCTCGGATTAAAAAACAAATTAAAAATTGATATTTTGGCTTGCCACTACAACCATCGTCTTAGGGGAGAGGCAAGCGAAAAAGATCAACAATTTGTCCAAAAATTTTGTCAGGAACGGGGGATTGAGCTCTTGCTCGGCACTTCCCCGGAAAAAAATAAATATAAAAATGAAGACGAGGCGAGAGAAGCTAGGTACGCTTTTTTCAAAAATATTTTGGAAGAGGGTAGAGGAGACAAAATCGCACTCGCCCACAATTTAAATGATTTGGCTGAAACTACGCTTCAGCGTATCGTGCGCGGCTCAGGTTTGAGAGGGCTCTCCTCTATCCCCATCTCGCGCGGCAAATTCATCCGTCCCCTGCTCTTCGTCAAAAGAAAAGAGATCGAAGCCTACATCTCGTCGCATAATATTGGTTTCTGCCTCGATCAAACGAATTTTGACAAAAAATTCCTAAGGAATCGTATCAGGTTGGAGACTCTCCCCCATTTGGAATCAATTAATCCCAATATTTTGGAAAGCTTGCTTTCGCTTAGCCAATCGGCAAAGAGTGATTATTCATATTTAGAGGCCAAAGCAACCGAGGCCCTATCGATTATTAGCCAGAAAAGATCAGATAATTCCATTACTATTGTTCGGTCAAAGTGGTTGGAATTGGACGAGGCGATGAGAACTATGACTCTTCGTCTGGCGATCGAAAAAGTGTCGGGTCTAAACGACATTTCTTACAAACAAATTGGTGAAGTACTCGATTTAATTGACAAAGGCGAAGGCCGTAAAAAGAAGATTCTCCCCCACTCGTTGCAGATCGAGCTGGAAGCTGGTAAAATTGTCTTATCAAAATTAGATTAA
- the ftsH gene encoding ATP-dependent zinc metalloprotease FtsH, with the protein MKTTYNRSLMAVIIIFAALYLFGSFLYSKREVVKDSSISAIADQVAKGEISSVGVKDNLVTATLKNGQKVKASKEASATLKDYGITPDKVEIKVSDTTGSVAWLSALYTIVPILLIGAFIFFMMRSAQGANTKAMNFGKSPAKLFTGKQKVTFSDVAGADEAKQELFEVVDFLKNPKKYRDLGAEIPRGVLLVGSPGTGKTLMAKAVAGEAGVPFFSISASEFVEMFVGVGASRVRDLFLKAKRNAPAIIFIDELDAIGRQRGSGLGGSHDEREQTLNQILVEMDGFESTDNVIIIAATNRPDVLDPALLRPGRFDRQVYVDLPDRKERFAILGVHTKSKPVETGTNLEKIAASTPGFSGADLRNLANEAAILAARNNQKTITQKDLAESIEKVMMGPEKKTRVLSDKERRITAVHEAGHALVSHLLPNADPVHKISIISRRMALGFTWNMPLEERRLENRAHFLDEIATLMGGRVAEEEFFGKDSVTTGASNDMKKATEIARKMVTDFGMSDKLGPQVYGHRDEMPFLGKEYTEHRNYSEDIAKTIDEEVSRLIKQGQERADQLVKTHKKIIENIAEGLLKEETINEEEFQKYFPEVKTASKTK; encoded by the coding sequence ATGAAGACCACCTACAACCGCTCACTAATGGCAGTGATTATTATATTCGCCGCCCTCTATTTATTTGGCAGTTTCCTCTACTCCAAGCGTGAAGTAGTCAAGGATTCGTCGATCTCGGCTATCGCCGACCAAGTAGCTAAAGGCGAGATTTCCTCTGTCGGGGTCAAAGACAATTTGGTCACCGCTACGCTGAAAAATGGCCAGAAGGTCAAAGCTTCGAAGGAAGCTTCCGCTACTCTCAAAGATTACGGCATCACTCCAGACAAAGTCGAAATCAAAGTGAGCGATACGACTGGCTCGGTCGCTTGGCTTTCGGCTCTCTACACCATAGTGCCGATTCTTCTAATTGGCGCATTTATTTTCTTTATGATGAGATCAGCCCAGGGCGCCAATACTAAGGCAATGAACTTTGGCAAATCTCCGGCCAAGCTTTTCACCGGCAAGCAAAAGGTTACTTTCTCTGACGTGGCAGGTGCTGACGAAGCCAAACAGGAGTTATTTGAGGTAGTAGACTTTTTGAAAAATCCGAAGAAATACCGTGATCTTGGTGCAGAAATCCCACGCGGAGTATTGCTGGTCGGCTCTCCTGGCACAGGTAAAACCCTGATGGCCAAGGCCGTCGCTGGTGAAGCCGGTGTACCATTTTTCTCAATCTCAGCTTCAGAATTTGTCGAAATGTTTGTCGGTGTCGGTGCTTCTCGCGTCCGCGATCTTTTCCTAAAAGCCAAACGAAACGCTCCTGCCATCATATTCATCGATGAGCTAGATGCAATTGGCCGACAGCGTGGTTCTGGCCTTGGCGGTTCACATGACGAACGAGAACAAACGTTAAATCAGATATTGGTTGAGATGGACGGTTTTGAGTCCACTGACAATGTCATCATCATCGCGGCCACCAACCGACCTGATGTCCTGGACCCTGCTCTTCTCCGCCCCGGTCGTTTCGATCGTCAGGTCTATGTCGATCTTCCAGATCGCAAGGAACGCTTTGCTATTCTAGGCGTTCATACCAAGAGCAAACCGGTTGAAACGGGCACAAATCTAGAAAAAATTGCCGCTTCGACACCTGGATTTTCTGGCGCTGATCTTCGGAATTTGGCCAACGAAGCCGCTATCCTAGCTGCTCGCAACAATCAGAAGACTATTACACAGAAGGATCTGGCTGAATCGATCGAGAAGGTAATGATGGGGCCAGAGAAGAAAACTCGTGTCCTGTCGGACAAGGAACGCCGCATTACTGCCGTCCACGAAGCTGGCCATGCCCTTGTCAGCCATCTTCTGCCAAACGCTGATCCAGTCCACAAGATCTCAATCATATCCCGCAGAATGGCATTGGGCTTCACCTGGAACATGCCGCTAGAAGAGAGACGGCTCGAAAACAGAGCTCATTTTCTTGACGAAATTGCCACTCTCATGGGCGGAAGAGTCGCCGAAGAAGAATTCTTTGGCAAGGATAGCGTCACAACTGGCGCCTCCAATGATATGAAGAAAGCGACAGAAATCGCTCGCAAGATGGTGACTGACTTCGGTATGAGCGACAAGCTTGGCCCTCAAGTTTATGGTCACCGCGACGAAATGCCATTTCTCGGCAAAGAGTACACTGAGCACCGCAACTACAGCGAAGATATTGCCAAAACTATCGATGAGGAAGTTTCTCGACTGATCAAACAGGGCCAGGAGAGAGCCGATCAACTTGTCAAAACTCACAAGAAGATTATCGAAAATATTGCCGAAGGTTTGCTCAAGGAAGAGACCATCAACGAAGAAGAATTCCAGAAATATTTTCCTGAGGTCAAGACTGCGTCCAAGACAAAATAA
- the murJ gene encoding murein biosynthesis integral membrane protein MurJ has product MKRIAAFFSKENSIRGASIILIITYTLSNVLGLFRDRFLTKNISTSDLDIYYAAFRIPDFIFNVLILGAITSAFIPIFSDFLGMKKKEEGFKVANYLINLAILTMLILGVIFFFIMPWAIYLVADFDASRMAETVKYSRMLMLLPIFFSLSYITGGMLNAMKRFAAYGVAPLVYNVSIIAGAIYLAPRFGLIGVVAMVIVGSFLHFLIQFISAYQLGYRYRPIISFTAPPIKRIIRLMVPRTISMGSTQVLLLFFTRIASALVAGSVAAFNLANNIVTMPVAVLGTTFSTAVFPTLAAKISENKPEEFYFYLNRSLRAIGYVLIPSTVIFVLLRAQIVRLILGSGKFTWEDTRTTALTLGFLSISILAQGLIPMLSKAFYALKNTRTPMFISIATMIVSVILAWPLSKSYGLAGLALTFSIGNFFNAIVLFYYLQKSYKKVLDRNLLGSYFNVTIISLVMGLTIWTSAHFLANYVDMTRFVGVLIQAGVSAGIGVIVFLGLSYIFKLEEMKWAFTRRINGETKVG; this is encoded by the coding sequence ATGAAGAGAATCGCCGCTTTCTTCTCCAAGGAGAATTCAATCCGTGGAGCCAGCATTATCCTGATTATTACTTATACTTTAAGTAACGTCCTCGGACTGTTCCGAGACCGATTTTTGACCAAGAATATTTCGACCTCTGACCTCGACATTTATTATGCCGCTTTTCGAATCCCAGACTTCATTTTTAACGTCCTAATCCTGGGAGCGATCACCTCCGCTTTTATCCCAATATTTTCAGATTTCTTGGGTATGAAGAAGAAAGAAGAGGGCTTCAAGGTTGCCAACTATCTGATCAATTTGGCTATTCTGACGATGCTAATCCTGGGAGTTATCTTCTTCTTTATTATGCCTTGGGCTATCTATTTGGTAGCTGATTTTGACGCCTCTAGAATGGCAGAGACAGTCAAATATTCTCGGATGTTGATGTTGCTTCCAATTTTCTTCTCACTTTCCTACATCACTGGCGGAATGCTCAACGCGATGAAACGCTTTGCCGCCTATGGTGTAGCGCCACTTGTTTATAATGTTTCAATCATCGCTGGAGCAATCTATCTAGCGCCTCGGTTTGGTCTGATCGGCGTCGTGGCCATGGTGATTGTTGGATCATTTTTACATTTCCTGATCCAATTTATCTCTGCCTATCAACTCGGGTATCGATACCGACCGATCATTTCCTTTACCGCTCCCCCGATCAAGCGGATTATCCGTCTCATGGTGCCCAGGACCATCAGCATGGGGTCAACTCAAGTGCTACTTCTTTTCTTTACTAGAATTGCCTCCGCCCTTGTGGCAGGTTCGGTCGCCGCTTTCAATCTGGCCAACAATATTGTGACTATGCCAGTCGCCGTTCTCGGTACTACTTTTTCGACTGCCGTCTTCCCAACCTTGGCCGCCAAGATTTCGGAGAACAAGCCGGAGGAATTTTACTTTTACCTCAATCGATCGCTTCGGGCGATCGGCTATGTCCTGATCCCATCAACTGTCATCTTTGTCTTGCTTCGCGCCCAAATCGTACGATTGATCTTGGGATCGGGCAAGTTTACATGGGAAGATACTAGGACCACTGCTTTAACTTTGGGTTTCCTCTCTATTTCGATCTTGGCCCAAGGGCTGATCCCAATGCTGTCCAAGGCTTTCTACGCTCTCAAGAATACTCGGACCCCAATGTTCATCTCCATCGCCACTATGATCGTGAGTGTGATCTTGGCCTGGCCACTTTCGAAGAGCTACGGCCTTGCTGGTCTCGCCCTGACATTTTCAATCGGCAATTTCTTCAATGCGATTGTCTTATTCTATTATCTTCAAAAGAGCTACAAGAAAGTGTTGGATCGAAATCTGCTCGGTTCCTATTTCAACGTCACAATAATTTCCCTGGTCATGGGTTTGACGATCTGGACCTCTGCCCATTTCCTGGCCAATTATGTCGACATGACGCGCTTTGTCGGAGTTTTGATCCAAGCTGGAGTCTCGGCTGGGATCGGAGTCATTGTCTTTTTGGGGCTGAGCTATATTTTCAAACTTGAAGAAATGAAGTGGGCATTCACACGGAGGATAAATGGAGAGACTAAGGTCGGGTAA
- a CDS encoding metallophosphoesterase, translated as MKAFLFSDLHVNYKQLSNLLKFLAGNKEIDFVICAGDTVNMGEPVGFMETFIDVIDKIGKPFFWVPGNNDFGRAYYKLSAKYPSLEGRVAEEGGRKFTGVGGSPASWAGQYAGEKLIDKQLIGGSIFVSHVPPPGVHNYRHEDCNSPTAKKLSDSPLVHICGHVHHQWGCAYLGSTKIIKLAAFEYGQYAILDLENLAVKFKHF; from the coding sequence ATGAAGGCATTTTTATTCTCTGATCTACATGTTAATTACAAGCAACTCAGCAATCTCTTGAAGTTTCTGGCGGGAAACAAAGAGATTGATTTTGTTATCTGCGCTGGTGACACCGTTAATATGGGGGAACCAGTTGGGTTTATGGAGACGTTTATAGATGTTATCGACAAAATAGGCAAACCCTTCTTCTGGGTGCCGGGCAACAACGATTTTGGTCGTGCATATTACAAATTGTCAGCCAAATACCCCTCGCTTGAGGGGAGAGTGGCCGAGGAGGGAGGCAGGAAATTTACTGGAGTTGGCGGTTCCCCTGCTTCTTGGGCTGGCCAGTATGCTGGCGAGAAATTAATCGACAAGCAACTAATCGGCGGCTCGATATTTGTCTCTCATGTTCCACCGCCAGGAGTACACAATTACCGTCACGAAGATTGTAACTCCCCCACCGCCAAAAAGCTTTCAGACTCCCCCCTCGTCCACATTTGCGGTCACGTCCATCATCAATGGGGTTGCGCTTATCTTGGTAGCACCAAGATTATCAAGCTCGCCGCCTTCGAATACGGCCAATATGCTATACTGGATTTAGAAAATTTGGCGGTAAAATTTAAACATTTCTAG